From Thermogemmatispora onikobensis, one genomic window encodes:
- a CDS encoding acetate--CoA ligase family protein — protein MSNRLYTLEEVLHPRSVAIIGASRAPQKWGHVAARQLLASFPGEVYLVTPSAPEILGQRTYPSLRAVPGPVDLAIITTAFQHVPAAVDDCIAHGVKGIVIVTAGFSETGPEGRAREMELVSRCHEHGIRILGSNCMGVYVRRARLNALGMAFPLPEGPIGLVSQSGNLGMYLYAQAQLEGLGFTTFLSMGNGADVRFPEYLQYLANDPDTRVIAGYVEAIDEETLQQVTRQLYHQGCYKPVVILLSGATEVGVRAALAHTGSLATVRPDHDTALLGSGVVRVIRSDELYPVARALALQPPTPGGRRRIAIVGDGGGSVVASGDAALRCGLEVPVLKEETQQQLRALMPARATATNPIDVAGAADEDPLAFARLSEVCLADPDVDGVIITGLFGGYRWLLSEAFGAREEEAAHELGRLVRQYAKPVLVQTIYARYDQDIPALQLLREEGIPYYESIEITCRAMAALAEIGEFLTRMATSPANQEPGR, from the coding sequence ATGAGCAACCGGCTGTATACGCTTGAGGAAGTGCTGCACCCGCGCTCTGTCGCCATCATTGGCGCATCGCGCGCCCCCCAGAAGTGGGGGCATGTTGCCGCTCGCCAGCTATTGGCGAGCTTTCCGGGCGAGGTCTACCTGGTCACGCCCAGCGCCCCCGAGATCCTTGGCCAGCGCACCTACCCGAGCCTGCGTGCTGTGCCCGGGCCTGTCGATCTGGCCATCATTACAACCGCCTTCCAGCACGTGCCCGCCGCCGTCGACGATTGCATCGCTCACGGGGTCAAAGGCATCGTGATCGTCACCGCCGGCTTCAGCGAGACCGGCCCCGAGGGCCGCGCCCGCGAGATGGAGCTGGTCTCTCGCTGCCACGAGCACGGCATCCGTATCCTGGGCAGCAACTGCATGGGGGTCTACGTACGGCGCGCCCGGCTCAATGCCCTGGGCATGGCCTTCCCCCTGCCAGAGGGGCCGATCGGCCTGGTCTCCCAAAGCGGCAACCTTGGGATGTATCTCTACGCGCAGGCCCAGCTTGAGGGCCTGGGCTTCACAACCTTCCTCAGCATGGGGAATGGCGCCGATGTGCGCTTCCCCGAGTACCTGCAGTACCTGGCCAATGACCCCGACACCAGGGTGATCGCTGGCTATGTCGAAGCCATCGACGAAGAGACACTCCAACAGGTGACCCGGCAGCTCTATCACCAGGGATGCTATAAACCGGTGGTCATCTTGCTGAGCGGGGCCACCGAGGTCGGGGTGCGCGCCGCTCTGGCTCACACCGGTAGCCTGGCGACGGTGCGTCCCGACCACGATACCGCCTTACTCGGCAGCGGCGTGGTGCGCGTCATCCGCTCGGATGAGCTGTATCCGGTGGCACGGGCCCTGGCGCTCCAGCCGCCGACCCCAGGCGGGAGACGACGCATCGCTATTGTAGGCGATGGAGGCGGGAGCGTGGTAGCCTCCGGCGACGCCGCTTTGCGCTGCGGCCTGGAGGTGCCCGTCCTCAAGGAGGAGACACAGCAGCAATTGCGTGCTCTGATGCCCGCCCGCGCAACAGCTACCAATCCGATCGATGTCGCCGGCGCCGCAGACGAGGACCCGCTGGCTTTCGCTCGCCTGAGCGAGGTCTGTCTGGCCGACCCCGATGTTGATGGCGTCATCATTACGGGGCTCTTCGGCGGCTATCGCTGGCTGCTCTCTGAAGCCTTCGGGGCGCGAGAGGAGGAGGCCGCCCACGAGCTGGGCCGCCTCGTGCGCCAGTACGCTAAGCCGGTCCTGGTGCAAACCATCTACGCTCGCTACGATCAGGATATTCCCGCGCTCCAGCTCCTACGCGAGGAAGGCATTCCTTACTACGAGTCGATTGAGATCACCTGTCGCGCTATGGCCGCTCTCGCCGAGATCGGCGAGTTCCTGACGCGCATGGCCACCAGTCCCGCCAACCAGGAGCCGGGAAGGTGA
- a CDS encoding RluA family pseudouridine synthase: MELNPGLILYQDHHMLAVNKPAGVVIHPTYKHADDTLWNMILAYLDRQGPEEWQPPELPDEPGWERAPEAVRLMLRERRTARLRKQEGPLPRPVLLHRLDKDTSGVVLLARTENARRYLGRQFNEHRVLKRYLAVAFPGAPAWTRPLQPLRARHLSLAALEQGPGREMAHPVETGELPNSAVLAVAGEEPLPLPVGSLWLLDGPIQRDPQDRRRCVVGPDGLSAQTVIRVLAQQGAFLLLEARPITGRIHQIRVHLASLGYALVGDQTYAPPPLPGTPQAALPRQFLHASSLTVRRYPDEAPVTLAAPLSEDLHLWLEAHFSAALSLLADQQWPA, translated from the coding sequence ATGGAGCTGAACCCTGGTCTGATTCTCTATCAGGATCATCATATGCTGGCGGTCAATAAGCCGGCGGGCGTGGTGATTCATCCCACCTATAAGCATGCTGACGATACGCTCTGGAATATGATCCTGGCCTATCTGGACCGGCAGGGACCGGAGGAGTGGCAGCCGCCAGAATTACCCGATGAACCGGGCTGGGAACGGGCGCCCGAGGCCGTACGCTTGATGCTGCGCGAGCGGCGGACAGCGCGCTTGCGAAAGCAGGAGGGGCCGTTGCCCAGGCCAGTGCTCTTGCATCGTTTGGATAAGGATACGTCAGGGGTGGTCTTGTTGGCACGGACGGAGAACGCCCGACGCTATCTGGGACGGCAGTTCAATGAGCATCGGGTGCTGAAGCGCTATCTGGCGGTGGCCTTCCCCGGGGCGCCAGCCTGGACACGACCGCTGCAGCCACTGCGGGCGCGTCACCTCTCGCTGGCTGCACTGGAACAGGGACCAGGACGAGAAATGGCTCACCCGGTTGAGACAGGGGAGTTGCCCAACTCGGCTGTGCTTGCGGTTGCTGGAGAGGAGCCGCTGCCATTACCTGTCGGGAGCCTTTGGTTGCTCGATGGGCCGATTCAGCGTGACCCCCAGGATCGCCGACGCTGTGTGGTGGGGCCAGACGGCTTGTCTGCCCAGACAGTGATTCGTGTGCTGGCCCAACAGGGGGCGTTTCTCTTGCTGGAAGCGCGCCCAATTACAGGGCGGATTCATCAGATTCGGGTCCACCTGGCATCTCTGGGTTATGCGCTGGTCGGTGACCAGACCTATGCTCCTCCTCCGCTGCCGGGAACACCCCAGGCGGCTTTGCCGCGCCAGTTTCTCCATGCTTCCAGTTTGACGGTACGTCGCTATCCCGATGAGGCGCCGGTGACCCTGGCGGCACCGTTG
- a CDS encoding NAD(P)H-dependent flavin oxidoreductase — protein MQTRFTELVDIRYPIVQGGLSHLSFAELAAAVSNAGGLGQIGCACFATPEELRAEIQKAKRLTDKPFGVNFPIGHISLEPFLDAALSEEPAVISITGGNPEPLLKRIQASGVKVRTMVLVAGVRAARKAEALGADAVIAVGFEGGGHLGRDDIGTLVLTPRVVEAVKIPVLASGGIADGRGLAAALALGAEGIELGTRFVAVRESNAHPHYQQALLEAQETDTMIIERSIGRPARVLKGPVAERIRQVEEELERAGATAEERLRRLLPLISGAVNKRAALEGVLDEGFVWAGQVVGLIHDIPTAQELIERIVQEAWEISQRLPGVFAGPR, from the coding sequence ATGCAGACGCGCTTCACGGAACTCGTCGACATCCGCTATCCTATTGTCCAGGGAGGGCTGTCCCATCTCTCCTTTGCCGAGCTGGCGGCGGCGGTCTCCAATGCTGGCGGCCTTGGACAGATCGGCTGTGCCTGTTTTGCCACGCCTGAAGAACTGCGAGCCGAAATCCAGAAGGCCAAGCGGCTAACTGACAAACCTTTCGGCGTCAACTTCCCCATCGGGCATATTTCCCTAGAGCCGTTTCTCGATGCTGCGCTCAGCGAGGAGCCAGCGGTCATCAGCATCACCGGTGGCAATCCCGAGCCGCTACTCAAGCGCATTCAAGCGAGTGGCGTAAAGGTACGCACGATGGTGCTTGTCGCAGGGGTGCGGGCTGCGCGCAAAGCGGAGGCCCTGGGGGCTGATGCTGTCATTGCCGTCGGTTTCGAAGGCGGGGGGCATCTCGGGCGTGATGATATTGGGACGCTGGTACTGACGCCGCGCGTAGTCGAGGCCGTCAAGATCCCCGTCCTGGCCAGTGGCGGCATCGCCGACGGGCGAGGGCTTGCGGCGGCCTTGGCCCTGGGAGCCGAGGGTATTGAGCTGGGCACGCGCTTTGTAGCCGTGCGTGAGAGCAATGCCCACCCGCATTATCAGCAGGCGCTGCTCGAAGCTCAAGAGACCGATACCATGATTATCGAGCGCAGCATTGGGCGACCGGCGCGCGTTCTCAAAGGGCCAGTCGCCGAGCGTATTCGCCAGGTTGAAGAAGAGCTGGAGCGTGCAGGGGCTACTGCTGAGGAGCGCCTGCGCCGGCTGTTGCCGCTCATCAGCGGCGCTGTTAACAAGCGAGCGGCTCTGGAGGGTGTTCTCGACGAAGGCTTTGTTTGGGCCGGGCAGGTGGTGGGCCTCATCCATGATATTCCCACGGCCCAGGAGCTGATAGAGCGCATTGTTCAAGAAGCCTGGGAGATCAGCCAGCGCCTGCCGGGCGTTTTTGCCGGACCGCGCTGA
- a CDS encoding PAC2 family protein has protein sequence MSMSLIQYYREHLQLRNPVLIAALAGWNDAADSATTAIKFLIDRWKPVKIAEIDSEDFYVFTETRPIVRIVDGMQRSLIWPVNQFSAHGLPEQERDIILYLGVEPQLKWRTFSECFLEVCRHFHVSEVILLGAMLADIPHSLAVPITGSSSTPELQERLRELDIHSSGYEGPTGMIGVLQDACRRASIPAASLWAAAPHYLAATPNIKVTAALLTYVNSLLSLDLDLNEIQADAVRFEEQITALVARDPEASAYVRRLEEQIHALADEEDEDDEDDPEDEEEPPVVETSRGLATDLDHPAGTGPLPSADVLIRSVEELLRREREQGPPTDTDDSKDEG, from the coding sequence ATGAGCATGTCTCTGATCCAGTACTATCGTGAACACCTGCAACTACGCAACCCGGTGCTAATTGCCGCCTTAGCCGGCTGGAACGACGCCGCCGACTCGGCCACTACTGCCATCAAATTCCTGATAGATCGCTGGAAGCCAGTGAAGATCGCAGAAATTGACAGCGAAGACTTCTACGTCTTCACTGAGACGCGGCCTATCGTGCGTATTGTCGACGGCATGCAGCGTTCCCTGATCTGGCCCGTCAACCAGTTCTCTGCCCACGGCCTTCCCGAGCAAGAGCGCGACATCATCCTCTACCTGGGGGTAGAGCCGCAGCTCAAGTGGCGCACCTTCAGCGAGTGCTTTCTCGAGGTCTGCCGCCACTTCCACGTCTCGGAGGTCATTCTGCTGGGAGCCATGTTGGCGGACATCCCTCATTCGCTGGCAGTGCCCATTACAGGCAGCTCGTCGACGCCCGAGCTCCAGGAACGACTACGCGAGTTGGACATTCACAGCTCTGGCTACGAGGGTCCCACCGGCATGATCGGCGTGTTGCAGGACGCCTGCCGCCGTGCGAGCATCCCAGCAGCCAGTCTCTGGGCGGCAGCGCCCCACTACCTGGCCGCCACCCCGAACATCAAGGTGACTGCGGCCCTCTTAACCTATGTCAACAGCCTCCTCTCCCTCGACCTCGACCTCAACGAGATCCAGGCGGACGCCGTCCGCTTCGAAGAGCAGATCACCGCACTGGTAGCCCGTGATCCCGAAGCCAGTGCCTACGTCCGCCGTCTGGAAGAACAGATCCATGCCCTGGCAGACGAGGAGGATGAGGACGACGAGGATGATCCAGAGGACGAGGAGGAGCCACCCGTGGTAGAGACAAGCCGCGGCCTGGCCACCGACCTCGACCACCCCGCCGGCACCGGTCCCCTGCCGAGCGCGGATGTGCTCATTCGCAGCGTCGAGGAGCTGCTGCGGCGTGAGCGCGAACAGGGGCCACCCACCGATACCGACGATTCCAAGGACGAGGGTTGA